A genomic region of Nitrospirota bacterium contains the following coding sequences:
- a CDS encoding glycosyltransferase codes for MVWVFSPSKNKMMQEGRRPKISILDFDVSNNSLGRAYILAQALSAKYDVEICGPAKNGKIWEPLASGEFKVTVLPGGSLPVLLFRLPRILKAIDGDIVYAVKPRFTSFGYALLKKLFSRTPVVLDIDDWELGFYYKDKVVNRLTRLLHVTNPNGFCSTLLMHKLIRLADARTTVSSFLQKKYGGMLIPHAKDTEAMDPGKHAPAGELAGLAGKKKVMFLGTPRKPKGVDDALEAVLGVDDPSVVMVIVGGKPGGKYERRLQEKARDRLHIIGQIPMHKVPEYLKAADVVVVPQKRNTATRGQLPSKLLDAMAMARPIVSTAVADIPQILDGCALVVEPERPEEMSGAIKRLLEQPAEAARLGNMARQRCKERYSMAVVRARLERIMGHVAEGRPVPDEP; via the coding sequence GTGGTCTGGGTCTTCTCGCCTTCCAAGAACAAGATGATGCAAGAAGGCAGACGTCCCAAGATCAGCATCCTGGACTTTGACGTATCCAATAATTCCCTGGGCAGAGCGTACATTCTGGCCCAGGCTCTTTCGGCAAAGTACGACGTAGAGATATGCGGACCCGCGAAGAACGGCAAAATCTGGGAACCCCTTGCCAGCGGTGAGTTCAAGGTCACGGTATTGCCGGGCGGTTCGCTGCCTGTCCTCCTTTTCCGTCTGCCGAGGATATTGAAAGCGATAGACGGAGACATCGTCTACGCGGTCAAGCCCAGGTTTACGAGCTTCGGTTATGCACTTTTGAAGAAGCTTTTTTCGCGCACCCCGGTGGTTCTGGACATAGACGACTGGGAGTTGGGCTTTTATTACAAAGACAAAGTGGTGAACCGCCTCACGCGACTGCTTCACGTCACCAACCCCAACGGATTCTGCTCGACCCTGCTCATGCACAAGCTCATACGCCTGGCCGATGCCCGTACCACCGTATCGTCGTTTCTTCAAAAAAAGTACGGTGGGATGCTCATACCGCATGCCAAGGACACCGAGGCCATGGACCCCGGTAAACACGCGCCTGCCGGGGAACTGGCCGGACTTGCGGGGAAGAAGAAAGTGATGTTCCTCGGGACGCCCAGAAAGCCCAAAGGGGTGGACGACGCCCTGGAGGCGGTGCTCGGGGTGGACGACCCTTCGGTGGTCATGGTGATAGTGGGCGGCAAACCCGGGGGCAAATACGAACGAAGGCTCCAGGAAAAGGCAAGGGACAGGCTTCATATCATCGGGCAGATACCGATGCACAAGGTGCCCGAATATTTGAAAGCGGCTGACGTGGTCGTGGTGCCCCAAAAACGAAACACGGCTACCCGGGGGCAACTGCCTTCGAAACTTCTGGATGCCATGGCCATGGCCCGACCCATAGTCTCCACTGCCGTGGCGGACATTCCGCAAATACTGGACGGCTGCGCCCTGGTGGTCGAGCCCGAGCGTCCGGAGGAAATGTCCGGGGCAATAAAACGTCTCCTTGAGCAACCCGCGGAGGCGGCCCGGTTGGGGAATATGGCGAGGCAAAGGTGCAAGGAACGATACAGCATGGCAGTGGTC